A genomic window from Euwallacea fornicatus isolate EFF26 chromosome 6, ASM4011564v1, whole genome shotgun sequence includes:
- the LOC136339772 gene encoding uncharacterized protein isoform X1, producing MKEFIGSPFEQESDNEEDFNELEFVENIPDAEIFFDAPPNEHLNEDNLYDSHDDDSSYDIEDDPNYILEDINIDDSSSVSSYHDFLDSDGGVVETDQAEEREFSSTEAYGIPFTSAGENWDKDELDYVTFPVDSPLSIEVSSDRPNGNASTTQNQEE from the exons atgaaggAATTCATTGGTAGTCCATTTGAGCAAGAGTCTGATAATGAAGaggattttaatgaacttgaatttgttgaaaacaTA cCTGatgcagaaatattttttgatgcaCCACCTAATGAACATTTGAATGAAGACAATCTGTATGATTCCCACGATGATGATAGCTCTTATGATATTGAAGATGATCCCAATTATATTTTAGAA GACATCAACATTGATGATTCTAGCTCAGTTTCTAGTTATCATGATTTTCTGGATTCTGATGGTGGAGTTGTTGAAACAGACCAAGCAGAGGAAAGAGAATTTTCTTCAACTGAAGCATATGGAATTCCATTTACATCTGCAGGTGAAAACTGGGATAAAGATGAATTAGATTATGTTACATTTCCTGTGG ATAGTCCATTGTCAATTGAAGTCTCCAGTGACAGGCCAAATGGTAATGCAAGTACCACTCAGAATCAGGAGGAATAG
- the Nnp-1 gene encoding ribosomal RNA processing protein 1 homolog isoform X4 → MAVIVSTVDGTSQKYDRKTEKSTFLLAQDLNYSRKLADNDEKTRKRAIKYLKKYLEHRYKASGISEMSLKILWKGLFYSMWMSDKPLIQEECAENISKLIHSFEFKESMQFFHIGLLTMQNEWIGIDQLRLDKFLMFVRRLLRQALVVLKGKKFKKRPNETFVKVLEDTILSSINYTPLGLFMHFTEIYLEELAKVSDGVLQPTRTTELLKPFINRLAFANNSSIIKWINKFIFTHLMKQHKLGLEYEEKYKVWRQQGFRGSIYQIQKVVVPNEESEEQHSDDDLQESVLEDKPLDPRAGRVDVELPQILFNAKELSEAFLAIKRDPKTTKNTRVHLNIWAEKFLKLHNGAYPLGVKKLVTKKLKKDVDMNVTRAAKRLIKFEQKLLAESVNEKKRKREDTLEEKLSEPKKKKLDADVLVNDLGMQKEINPSGNRDTNKGEEGINTVKERDVLAKKERIKAKKTKSKLLEKVNKEDLSFDEFNCCFERNSGLWHVTQEIHGKNDLSGQSPDESENAGFEVFYNNGAAHKLSAQSFKNAKSKRDSNQLGFNTKKPESLT, encoded by the exons ATGGCCGTGATTGTATCCACTGTGGATGGAACTTCTCAAAAATATGACAGGAAAACTGAAAAGTCCACATTCCTGCTTGCCCAGGATCTAAACTATAGTCGGAAACTTGCTGATAATGATGAAAAGACTCGGAAAAGGGCTATAAAgtacctaaaaaaatatttggagcACAGATATAAAGCTTCTG GAATATCAGAAATGAGCTTAAAGATTTTATGGAAAGGgttattttattcaatgtgGATGTCAGATAAACCGTTAATTCAAGAAGAATGTGcagaaaatatatcaaaacttATTCatagttttgaatttaaagaatccatgcaattttttcatattggTTTGTTGACAATGCAGAATGAATGGATTGGTATTGATCAACTTAGATTGGACAAATTTTTGATG TTTGTAAGGCGATTGCTCAGACAAGCCCTCGTAGTgctaaagggaaaaaaatttaaaaaacgaccTAATGAGACATTTGTTAAAGTACTTGAAGATACAATCCTGTCAAGCATCAACTACACACCATTAGGTCTGTTTATGCACTTTACAGAAATTTATCTAGAAGAACTGGCAAAG GTTTCAGACGGTGTGTTGCAACCTACACGAACAActgaattattaaaaccatttatcAATAGATTAGCATTTGCCAATAATAGTTCTATTATAAAGTGGATAAACAAGTTCATTTTTACTCATCTAATGAAGCAGCACAAATTAGGTTTAGAGTATGAAGAAAAGTACAAAGTTTGGCGGCAG CAAGGATTTCGGGGGTCCATTTATCAAATCCAGAAGGTGGTTGTTCCTAACGAGGAATCCGAAGAACAACATTCTGACGATGATTTGCAAGAATCAGTCCTTGAGGATAAACCTTTAGACCCCCGAGCGGGTAGAGTagatgttgaacttccacaaATTCTGTTCAATGCTAAGGAGTTATCTGAAGCATTTCTGGCTATTAAACGCGATCCAAAGACCACTAAGAATACTAGAGTGCACTTAAATATTTGGGCTGAAAA ATTCTTGAAGTTACACAATGGAGCATACCCTTTGGGAGTTAAGAAATTGGtcaccaaaaaattaaaaaaggatgTGGATATGAATGTTACCAGGGCGGCCAAAAGACtcattaaatttgaacaaaaattgttAGCTGAAAGTGTAAacgaaaaaaagagaaagagagaggaCACTCTGGAGGAAAAGCTGTCTGAacctaaaaagaaaaagttggaTGCAGACGTGTTAGTAAATGATCTTGGAATGCAGAAGGAAATTAATCCTAGTGGCAATAGGGACACAAACAAAGGAGAGGAAGGAATAAACACTGTAAAAGAAAGAGATGTGTTGGCTAAGAAGGAGAGGATAAAGGCAAAGAAAACGAAGAGCAAGTTActtgaaaaagtaaataagGAAGATTTATCTTTTGACGAGTTCAATTGttgttttgaaagaaattctgGTTTATGGCATGTGACACAGGAAATACAcggaaaaaatg ATTTAAGTGGGCAATCTCCGGACGAGAGCGAGAATGCGGGATTCGAGGTATTTTACAACAATGGGGCTGCTCATAAGTTGTCAGCTCAATCATTCAAGAATGCTAAAAGCAAACGTGATTCGA ATCAGCTTGGCTTTAACACCAAAAAACCTGAATCACTCACCTAA
- the LOC136339772 gene encoding uncharacterized protein isoform X2, with translation MKEFIGSPFEQESDNEEDFNELEFVENIPDAEIFFDAPPNEHLNEDNLYDSHDDDSSYDIEDDPNYILEDINIDDSSSVSSYHDFLDSDGGVVETDQAEEREFSSTEAYGIPFTSADSPLSIEVSSDRPNGNASTTQNQEE, from the exons atgaaggAATTCATTGGTAGTCCATTTGAGCAAGAGTCTGATAATGAAGaggattttaatgaacttgaatttgttgaaaacaTA cCTGatgcagaaatattttttgatgcaCCACCTAATGAACATTTGAATGAAGACAATCTGTATGATTCCCACGATGATGATAGCTCTTATGATATTGAAGATGATCCCAATTATATTTTAGAA GACATCAACATTGATGATTCTAGCTCAGTTTCTAGTTATCATGATTTTCTGGATTCTGATGGTGGAGTTGTTGAAACAGACCAAGCAGAGGAAAGAGAATTTTCTTCAACTGAAGCATATGGAATTCCATTTACATCTGCAG ATAGTCCATTGTCAATTGAAGTCTCCAGTGACAGGCCAAATGGTAATGCAAGTACCACTCAGAATCAGGAGGAATAG
- the Nnp-1 gene encoding ribosomal RNA processing protein 1 homolog isoform X5, with amino-acid sequence MAVIVSTVDGTSQKYDRKTEKSTFLLAQDLNYSRKLADNDEKTRKRAIKYLKKYLEHRYKASGISEMSLKILWKGLFYSMWMSDKPLIQEECAENISKLIHSFEFKESMQFFHIGLLTMQNEWIGIDQLRLDKFLMFVRRLLRQALVVLKGKKFKKRPNETFVKVLEDTILSSINYTPLGLFMHFTEIYLEELAKVSDGVLQPTRTTELLKPFINRLAFANNSSIIKWINKFIFTHLMKQHKLGLEYEEKYKVWRQQGFRGSIYQIQKVVVPNEESEEQHSDDDLQESVLEDKPLDPRAGRVDVELPQILFNAKELSEAFLAIKRDPKTTKNTRVHLNIWAEKFLKLHNGAYPLGVKKLVTKKLKKDVDMNVTRAAKRLIKFEQKLLAESVNEKKRKREDTLEEKLSEPKKKKLDADVLVNDLGMQKEINPSGNRDTNKGEEGINTVKERDVLAKKERIKAKKTKSKLLEKVNKEDLSFDEFNCCFERNSGLWHVTQEIHGKNDLSGQSPDESENAGFEVFYNNGAAHKLSAQSFKNAKSKRDSSKLRGKARVAWL; translated from the exons ATGGCCGTGATTGTATCCACTGTGGATGGAACTTCTCAAAAATATGACAGGAAAACTGAAAAGTCCACATTCCTGCTTGCCCAGGATCTAAACTATAGTCGGAAACTTGCTGATAATGATGAAAAGACTCGGAAAAGGGCTATAAAgtacctaaaaaaatatttggagcACAGATATAAAGCTTCTG GAATATCAGAAATGAGCTTAAAGATTTTATGGAAAGGgttattttattcaatgtgGATGTCAGATAAACCGTTAATTCAAGAAGAATGTGcagaaaatatatcaaaacttATTCatagttttgaatttaaagaatccatgcaattttttcatattggTTTGTTGACAATGCAGAATGAATGGATTGGTATTGATCAACTTAGATTGGACAAATTTTTGATG TTTGTAAGGCGATTGCTCAGACAAGCCCTCGTAGTgctaaagggaaaaaaatttaaaaaacgaccTAATGAGACATTTGTTAAAGTACTTGAAGATACAATCCTGTCAAGCATCAACTACACACCATTAGGTCTGTTTATGCACTTTACAGAAATTTATCTAGAAGAACTGGCAAAG GTTTCAGACGGTGTGTTGCAACCTACACGAACAActgaattattaaaaccatttatcAATAGATTAGCATTTGCCAATAATAGTTCTATTATAAAGTGGATAAACAAGTTCATTTTTACTCATCTAATGAAGCAGCACAAATTAGGTTTAGAGTATGAAGAAAAGTACAAAGTTTGGCGGCAG CAAGGATTTCGGGGGTCCATTTATCAAATCCAGAAGGTGGTTGTTCCTAACGAGGAATCCGAAGAACAACATTCTGACGATGATTTGCAAGAATCAGTCCTTGAGGATAAACCTTTAGACCCCCGAGCGGGTAGAGTagatgttgaacttccacaaATTCTGTTCAATGCTAAGGAGTTATCTGAAGCATTTCTGGCTATTAAACGCGATCCAAAGACCACTAAGAATACTAGAGTGCACTTAAATATTTGGGCTGAAAA ATTCTTGAAGTTACACAATGGAGCATACCCTTTGGGAGTTAAGAAATTGGtcaccaaaaaattaaaaaaggatgTGGATATGAATGTTACCAGGGCGGCCAAAAGACtcattaaatttgaacaaaaattgttAGCTGAAAGTGTAAacgaaaaaaagagaaagagagaggaCACTCTGGAGGAAAAGCTGTCTGAacctaaaaagaaaaagttggaTGCAGACGTGTTAGTAAATGATCTTGGAATGCAGAAGGAAATTAATCCTAGTGGCAATAGGGACACAAACAAAGGAGAGGAAGGAATAAACACTGTAAAAGAAAGAGATGTGTTGGCTAAGAAGGAGAGGATAAAGGCAAAGAAAACGAAGAGCAAGTTActtgaaaaagtaaataagGAAGATTTATCTTTTGACGAGTTCAATTGttgttttgaaagaaattctgGTTTATGGCATGTGACACAGGAAATACAcggaaaaaatg ATTTAAGTGGGCAATCTCCGGACGAGAGCGAGAATGCGGGATTCGAGGTATTTTACAACAATGGGGCTGCTCATAAGTTGTCAGCTCAATCATTCAAGAATGCTAAAAGCAAACGTGATTCGAGTAAGTTGCGAGGAAAAGCTCGGGTAG CTTGGCTTTAA
- the Nnp-1 gene encoding ribosomal RNA processing protein 1 homolog isoform X2 — protein MAVIVSTVDGTSQKYDRKTEKSTFLLAQDLNYSRKLADNDEKTRKRAIKYLKKYLEHRYKASGISEMSLKILWKGLFYSMWMSDKPLIQEECAENISKLIHSFEFKESMQFFHIGLLTMQNEWIGIDQLRLDKFLMFVRRLLRQALVVLKGKKFKKRPNETFVKVLEDTILSSINYTPLGLFMHFTEIYLEELAKVSDGVLQPTRTTELLKPFINRLAFANNSSIIKWINKFIFTHLMKQHKLGLEYEEKYKVWRQQGFRGSIYQIQKVVVPNEESEEQHSDDDLQESVLEDKPLDPRAGRVDVELPQILFNAKELSEAFLAIKRDPKTTKNTRVHLNIWAEKFLKLHNGAYPLGVKKLVTKKLKKDVDMNVTRAAKRLIKFEQKLLAESVNEKKRKREDTLEEKLSEPKKKKLDADVLVNDLGMQKEINPSGNRDTNKGEEGINTVKERDVLAKKERIKAKKTKSKLLEKVNKEDLSFDEFNCCFERNSGLWHVTQEIHGKNDLSGQSPDESENAGFEVFYNNGAAHKLSAQSFKNAKSKRDSSKLRGKARVDQLGFNTKKPESLT, from the exons ATGGCCGTGATTGTATCCACTGTGGATGGAACTTCTCAAAAATATGACAGGAAAACTGAAAAGTCCACATTCCTGCTTGCCCAGGATCTAAACTATAGTCGGAAACTTGCTGATAATGATGAAAAGACTCGGAAAAGGGCTATAAAgtacctaaaaaaatatttggagcACAGATATAAAGCTTCTG GAATATCAGAAATGAGCTTAAAGATTTTATGGAAAGGgttattttattcaatgtgGATGTCAGATAAACCGTTAATTCAAGAAGAATGTGcagaaaatatatcaaaacttATTCatagttttgaatttaaagaatccatgcaattttttcatattggTTTGTTGACAATGCAGAATGAATGGATTGGTATTGATCAACTTAGATTGGACAAATTTTTGATG TTTGTAAGGCGATTGCTCAGACAAGCCCTCGTAGTgctaaagggaaaaaaatttaaaaaacgaccTAATGAGACATTTGTTAAAGTACTTGAAGATACAATCCTGTCAAGCATCAACTACACACCATTAGGTCTGTTTATGCACTTTACAGAAATTTATCTAGAAGAACTGGCAAAG GTTTCAGACGGTGTGTTGCAACCTACACGAACAActgaattattaaaaccatttatcAATAGATTAGCATTTGCCAATAATAGTTCTATTATAAAGTGGATAAACAAGTTCATTTTTACTCATCTAATGAAGCAGCACAAATTAGGTTTAGAGTATGAAGAAAAGTACAAAGTTTGGCGGCAG CAAGGATTTCGGGGGTCCATTTATCAAATCCAGAAGGTGGTTGTTCCTAACGAGGAATCCGAAGAACAACATTCTGACGATGATTTGCAAGAATCAGTCCTTGAGGATAAACCTTTAGACCCCCGAGCGGGTAGAGTagatgttgaacttccacaaATTCTGTTCAATGCTAAGGAGTTATCTGAAGCATTTCTGGCTATTAAACGCGATCCAAAGACCACTAAGAATACTAGAGTGCACTTAAATATTTGGGCTGAAAA ATTCTTGAAGTTACACAATGGAGCATACCCTTTGGGAGTTAAGAAATTGGtcaccaaaaaattaaaaaaggatgTGGATATGAATGTTACCAGGGCGGCCAAAAGACtcattaaatttgaacaaaaattgttAGCTGAAAGTGTAAacgaaaaaaagagaaagagagaggaCACTCTGGAGGAAAAGCTGTCTGAacctaaaaagaaaaagttggaTGCAGACGTGTTAGTAAATGATCTTGGAATGCAGAAGGAAATTAATCCTAGTGGCAATAGGGACACAAACAAAGGAGAGGAAGGAATAAACACTGTAAAAGAAAGAGATGTGTTGGCTAAGAAGGAGAGGATAAAGGCAAAGAAAACGAAGAGCAAGTTActtgaaaaagtaaataagGAAGATTTATCTTTTGACGAGTTCAATTGttgttttgaaagaaattctgGTTTATGGCATGTGACACAGGAAATACAcggaaaaaatg ATTTAAGTGGGCAATCTCCGGACGAGAGCGAGAATGCGGGATTCGAGGTATTTTACAACAATGGGGCTGCTCATAAGTTGTCAGCTCAATCATTCAAGAATGCTAAAAGCAAACGTGATTCGAGTAAGTTGCGAGGAAAAGCTCGGGTAG ATCAGCTTGGCTTTAACACCAAAAAACCTGAATCACTCACCTAA
- the Nnp-1 gene encoding ribosomal RNA processing protein 1 homolog isoform X1 — MAVIVSTVDGTSQKYDRKTEKSTFLLAQDLNYSRKLADNDEKTRKRAIKYLKKYLEHRYKASGISEMSLKILWKGLFYSMWMSDKPLIQEECAENISKLIHSFEFKESMQFFHIGLLTMQNEWIGIDQLRLDKFLMFVRRLLRQALVVLKGKKFKKRPNETFVKVLEDTILSSINYTPLGLFMHFTEIYLEELAKVSDGVLQPTRTTELLKPFINRLAFANNSSIIKWINKFIFTHLMKQHKLGLEYEEKYKVWRQQGFRGSIYQIQKVVVPNEESEEQHSDDDLQESVLEDKPLDPRAGRVDVELPQILFNAKELSEAFLAIKRDPKTTKNTRVHLNIWAEKFLKLHNGAYPLGVKKLVTKKLKKDVDMNVTRAAKRLIKFEQKLLAESVNEKKRKREDTLEEKLSEPKKKKLDADVLVNDLGMQKEINPSGNRDTNKGEEGINTVKERDVLAKKERIKAKKTKSKLLEKVNKEDLSFDEFNCCFERNSGLWHVTQEIHGKNDLSGQSPDESENAGFEVFYNNGAAHKLSAQSFKNAKSKRDSSKLRGKARISLALTPKNLNHSPKILQGVKSVSPKKVVINTKLNMSQEIDDHIQQVKESPGVPWDSSKKPGKPLLKRSTKPNCINPFYRLKF; from the exons ATGGCCGTGATTGTATCCACTGTGGATGGAACTTCTCAAAAATATGACAGGAAAACTGAAAAGTCCACATTCCTGCTTGCCCAGGATCTAAACTATAGTCGGAAACTTGCTGATAATGATGAAAAGACTCGGAAAAGGGCTATAAAgtacctaaaaaaatatttggagcACAGATATAAAGCTTCTG GAATATCAGAAATGAGCTTAAAGATTTTATGGAAAGGgttattttattcaatgtgGATGTCAGATAAACCGTTAATTCAAGAAGAATGTGcagaaaatatatcaaaacttATTCatagttttgaatttaaagaatccatgcaattttttcatattggTTTGTTGACAATGCAGAATGAATGGATTGGTATTGATCAACTTAGATTGGACAAATTTTTGATG TTTGTAAGGCGATTGCTCAGACAAGCCCTCGTAGTgctaaagggaaaaaaatttaaaaaacgaccTAATGAGACATTTGTTAAAGTACTTGAAGATACAATCCTGTCAAGCATCAACTACACACCATTAGGTCTGTTTATGCACTTTACAGAAATTTATCTAGAAGAACTGGCAAAG GTTTCAGACGGTGTGTTGCAACCTACACGAACAActgaattattaaaaccatttatcAATAGATTAGCATTTGCCAATAATAGTTCTATTATAAAGTGGATAAACAAGTTCATTTTTACTCATCTAATGAAGCAGCACAAATTAGGTTTAGAGTATGAAGAAAAGTACAAAGTTTGGCGGCAG CAAGGATTTCGGGGGTCCATTTATCAAATCCAGAAGGTGGTTGTTCCTAACGAGGAATCCGAAGAACAACATTCTGACGATGATTTGCAAGAATCAGTCCTTGAGGATAAACCTTTAGACCCCCGAGCGGGTAGAGTagatgttgaacttccacaaATTCTGTTCAATGCTAAGGAGTTATCTGAAGCATTTCTGGCTATTAAACGCGATCCAAAGACCACTAAGAATACTAGAGTGCACTTAAATATTTGGGCTGAAAA ATTCTTGAAGTTACACAATGGAGCATACCCTTTGGGAGTTAAGAAATTGGtcaccaaaaaattaaaaaaggatgTGGATATGAATGTTACCAGGGCGGCCAAAAGACtcattaaatttgaacaaaaattgttAGCTGAAAGTGTAAacgaaaaaaagagaaagagagaggaCACTCTGGAGGAAAAGCTGTCTGAacctaaaaagaaaaagttggaTGCAGACGTGTTAGTAAATGATCTTGGAATGCAGAAGGAAATTAATCCTAGTGGCAATAGGGACACAAACAAAGGAGAGGAAGGAATAAACACTGTAAAAGAAAGAGATGTGTTGGCTAAGAAGGAGAGGATAAAGGCAAAGAAAACGAAGAGCAAGTTActtgaaaaagtaaataagGAAGATTTATCTTTTGACGAGTTCAATTGttgttttgaaagaaattctgGTTTATGGCATGTGACACAGGAAATACAcggaaaaaatg ATTTAAGTGGGCAATCTCCGGACGAGAGCGAGAATGCGGGATTCGAGGTATTTTACAACAATGGGGCTGCTCATAAGTTGTCAGCTCAATCATTCAAGAATGCTAAAAGCAAACGTGATTCGAGTAAGTTGCGAGGAAAAGCTCGG ATCAGCTTGGCTTTAACACCAAAAAACCTGAATCACTCACCTAAAATATTACAAGGGGTAAAGTCTGTTTCCCCGAAAAAAGTGGTGATCAACACAAAACTGAACATGTCCCAAGAAATCGATGATCACATTCAGCAAGTTAAAGAATCGCCTGGAGTGCCATGGGATAGTAGCAAAAAGCCAGGAAAACCCTTACTTAAAAGGTCCACGAAGCCCAATTGTATTAATCCTTTTTATaggttaaaattttga
- the Nnp-1 gene encoding ribosomal RNA processing protein 1 homolog isoform X3, which translates to MAVIVSTVDGTSQKYDRKTEKSTFLLAQDLNYSRKLADNDEKTRKRAIKYLKKYLEHRYKASGISEMSLKILWKGLFYSMWMSDKPLIQEECAENISKLIHSFEFKESMQFFHIGLLTMQNEWIGIDQLRLDKFLMFVRRLLRQALVVLKGKKFKKRPNETFVKVLEDTILSSINYTPLGLFMHFTEIYLEELAKVSDGVLQPTRTTELLKPFINRLAFANNSSIIKWINKFIFTHLMKQHKLGLEYEEKYKVWRQQGFRGSIYQIQKVVVPNEESEEQHSDDDLQESVLEDKPLDPRAGRVDVELPQILFNAKELSEAFLAIKRDPKTTKNTRVHLNIWAEKFLKLHNGAYPLGVKKLVTKKLKKDVDMNVTRAAKRLIKFEQKLLAESVNEKKRKREDTLEEKLSEPKKKKLDADVLVNDLGMQKEINPSGNRDTNKGEEGINTVKERDVLAKKERIKAKKTKSKLLEKVNKEDLSFDEFNCCFERNSGLWHVTQEIHGKNDLSGQSPDESENAGFEVFYNNGAAHKLSAQSFKNAKSKRDSSKLRGKARLGFNTKKPESLT; encoded by the exons ATGGCCGTGATTGTATCCACTGTGGATGGAACTTCTCAAAAATATGACAGGAAAACTGAAAAGTCCACATTCCTGCTTGCCCAGGATCTAAACTATAGTCGGAAACTTGCTGATAATGATGAAAAGACTCGGAAAAGGGCTATAAAgtacctaaaaaaatatttggagcACAGATATAAAGCTTCTG GAATATCAGAAATGAGCTTAAAGATTTTATGGAAAGGgttattttattcaatgtgGATGTCAGATAAACCGTTAATTCAAGAAGAATGTGcagaaaatatatcaaaacttATTCatagttttgaatttaaagaatccatgcaattttttcatattggTTTGTTGACAATGCAGAATGAATGGATTGGTATTGATCAACTTAGATTGGACAAATTTTTGATG TTTGTAAGGCGATTGCTCAGACAAGCCCTCGTAGTgctaaagggaaaaaaatttaaaaaacgaccTAATGAGACATTTGTTAAAGTACTTGAAGATACAATCCTGTCAAGCATCAACTACACACCATTAGGTCTGTTTATGCACTTTACAGAAATTTATCTAGAAGAACTGGCAAAG GTTTCAGACGGTGTGTTGCAACCTACACGAACAActgaattattaaaaccatttatcAATAGATTAGCATTTGCCAATAATAGTTCTATTATAAAGTGGATAAACAAGTTCATTTTTACTCATCTAATGAAGCAGCACAAATTAGGTTTAGAGTATGAAGAAAAGTACAAAGTTTGGCGGCAG CAAGGATTTCGGGGGTCCATTTATCAAATCCAGAAGGTGGTTGTTCCTAACGAGGAATCCGAAGAACAACATTCTGACGATGATTTGCAAGAATCAGTCCTTGAGGATAAACCTTTAGACCCCCGAGCGGGTAGAGTagatgttgaacttccacaaATTCTGTTCAATGCTAAGGAGTTATCTGAAGCATTTCTGGCTATTAAACGCGATCCAAAGACCACTAAGAATACTAGAGTGCACTTAAATATTTGGGCTGAAAA ATTCTTGAAGTTACACAATGGAGCATACCCTTTGGGAGTTAAGAAATTGGtcaccaaaaaattaaaaaaggatgTGGATATGAATGTTACCAGGGCGGCCAAAAGACtcattaaatttgaacaaaaattgttAGCTGAAAGTGTAAacgaaaaaaagagaaagagagaggaCACTCTGGAGGAAAAGCTGTCTGAacctaaaaagaaaaagttggaTGCAGACGTGTTAGTAAATGATCTTGGAATGCAGAAGGAAATTAATCCTAGTGGCAATAGGGACACAAACAAAGGAGAGGAAGGAATAAACACTGTAAAAGAAAGAGATGTGTTGGCTAAGAAGGAGAGGATAAAGGCAAAGAAAACGAAGAGCAAGTTActtgaaaaagtaaataagGAAGATTTATCTTTTGACGAGTTCAATTGttgttttgaaagaaattctgGTTTATGGCATGTGACACAGGAAATACAcggaaaaaatg ATTTAAGTGGGCAATCTCCGGACGAGAGCGAGAATGCGGGATTCGAGGTATTTTACAACAATGGGGCTGCTCATAAGTTGTCAGCTCAATCATTCAAGAATGCTAAAAGCAAACGTGATTCGAGTAAGTTGCGAGGAAAAGCTCGG CTTGGCTTTAACACCAAAAAACCTGAATCACTCACCTAA